A stretch of Miscanthus floridulus cultivar M001 chromosome 13, ASM1932011v1, whole genome shotgun sequence DNA encodes these proteins:
- the LOC136501309 gene encoding uncharacterized protein isoform X1: protein MPDAKPAAAAAAVTKAAAGDSPSPAATPAPAPAVANSNGTPQKPPPIPAAAFDMPKPNLRGLNKPKCIQCGNVARSRCPFQCCKSCCYKAQNPCHIHVLKQTNTLPDKPSPATAPATEQPSTNLPATSSASRLAALQKLPQHFLKSLQTKKSLTKKDVVGINKWRFMKLKEHMQGDIDAENEAYERYTQNVGLLEETFCPMEDADVEQEAEATSSEEERMDLLVSEAKVRLKSDNETADSFKERVATILDQKLKKLLESQSANEDDKPSDPNQDDHPSPMKFSTKQKMERTTKLNELLGKLTRARSEDDLKPYRDLIEQLFGKENGSPMDKPDRMETEPGDQEPTAAVARPYSIPKLCTRMEVDEDFASKINDEFSSLSQVVQL, encoded by the exons ATGCCGGACGCGaagcctgctgctgccgctgctgccgtcACCAAGGCGGCGGCTGGTGACTCGCCTTCTCCTGCTgctactcctgctcctgcgccggcGGTGGCCAACAGCAATGGGACGCCGCAGAAGCCGCCTCCTATTCCAGCCGCCGCCTTCGACATGCCCAAGCCAAACCTTCGGGGTCTTAACAAGCCCAAGTGCATCCAGTGTGGTAACGTCGCCCGTTCCCG GTGTCCGTTCCAGTGTTGCAAGAGCTGCTGCTACAAGGCCCAGAATCCTTGCCACATCCATG TTCTGAAGCAGACCAACACATTGCCGGATAAGCCATCTCCTGCTACTGCTCCTGCAACAGAACAGCCATCTACCAATTTACCCGCAACCAG TTCAGCATCAAGGCTGGCTGCCTTGCAAAAGCTTCCCCAGCATTTTCTGAAGTCTCTCCAAACAAAGAAGTCGCTTACCAAAAAG GATGTTGTGGGTATAAACAAGTGGAGGTTTATGAAGCTAAAGGAACATATGCAAGGAGATATCGATGCTGAAAATGAAGCATATGAGAGGTATACACAGAATGTTGGGTTACTGGAGGAAACATTCTGTCCCATGGAAGATGCTGATGTTGAGCAAGAAGCTGAAGCAACTTCTTCAGAAGAAGAAAGgatggacttgctggtttctgaGGCAAAGGTGAGGTTGAAGTCGGATAACGAAACTGCTGATAGCTTCAAGGAGAGGGTTGCGACTATCTTGGACCAGAAGCTGAAGAAACTGCTTGAGAGTCAAAGCGCCAATGAGGATGACAAACCATCTGATCCAAATCAGGATGATCATCCAAGCCCAATGAAGTTTAGCACAAAGCAGAAGATGGAGAGAACCACGAAACTGAACGAGCTGCTTGGTAAGCTGACAAGAGCACGGAGCGAGGACGATCTGAAGCCTTACCGTGATCTTATTGAGCAGCTGTTTGGAAAGGAGAATGGTTCCCCTATGGACAAGCCAGACAGAATGGAGACGGAGCCGGGCGATCAAGAGCCAACTGCAGCAGTAGCACGGCCTTATTCCATCCCAAAGTTGTGCACTAGGATGGAGGTTGATGAGGACTTCGCCTCaaagatcaatgatgaattcTCCTCGTTGAGTCAGGTGGTGCAGCTATGA
- the LOC136501309 gene encoding uncharacterized protein isoform X2: MGRRRSRLLFQPPPSTCPSQTFGVLTSPSASSVVTSPVPVLKQTNTLPDKPSPATAPATEQPSTNLPATSSASRLAALQKLPQHFLKSLQTKKSLTKKDVVGINKWRFMKLKEHMQGDIDAENEAYERYTQNVGLLEETFCPMEDADVEQEAEATSSEEERMDLLVSEAKVRLKSDNETADSFKERVATILDQKLKKLLESQSANEDDKPSDPNQDDHPSPMKFSTKQKMERTTKLNELLGKLTRARSEDDLKPYRDLIEQLFGKENGSPMDKPDRMETEPGDQEPTAAVARPYSIPKLCTRMEVDEDFASKINDEFSSLSQVVQL; this comes from the exons ATGGGACGCCGCAGAAGCCGCCTCCTATTCCAGCCGCCGCCTTCGACATGCCCAAGCCAAACCTTCGGGGTCTTAACAAGCCCAAGTGCATCCAGTGTGGTAACGTCGCCCGTTCCCG TTCTGAAGCAGACCAACACATTGCCGGATAAGCCATCTCCTGCTACTGCTCCTGCAACAGAACAGCCATCTACCAATTTACCCGCAACCAG TTCAGCATCAAGGCTGGCTGCCTTGCAAAAGCTTCCCCAGCATTTTCTGAAGTCTCTCCAAACAAAGAAGTCGCTTACCAAAAAG GATGTTGTGGGTATAAACAAGTGGAGGTTTATGAAGCTAAAGGAACATATGCAAGGAGATATCGATGCTGAAAATGAAGCATATGAGAGGTATACACAGAATGTTGGGTTACTGGAGGAAACATTCTGTCCCATGGAAGATGCTGATGTTGAGCAAGAAGCTGAAGCAACTTCTTCAGAAGAAGAAAGgatggacttgctggtttctgaGGCAAAGGTGAGGTTGAAGTCGGATAACGAAACTGCTGATAGCTTCAAGGAGAGGGTTGCGACTATCTTGGACCAGAAGCTGAAGAAACTGCTTGAGAGTCAAAGCGCCAATGAGGATGACAAACCATCTGATCCAAATCAGGATGATCATCCAAGCCCAATGAAGTTTAGCACAAAGCAGAAGATGGAGAGAACCACGAAACTGAACGAGCTGCTTGGTAAGCTGACAAGAGCACGGAGCGAGGACGATCTGAAGCCTTACCGTGATCTTATTGAGCAGCTGTTTGGAAAGGAGAATGGTTCCCCTATGGACAAGCCAGACAGAATGGAGACGGAGCCGGGCGATCAAGAGCCAACTGCAGCAGTAGCACGGCCTTATTCCATCCCAAAGTTGTGCACTAGGATGGAGGTTGATGAGGACTTCGCCTCaaagatcaatgatgaattcTCCTCGTTGAGTCAGGTGGTGCAGCTATGA
- the LOC136501309 gene encoding uncharacterized protein isoform X3 has product MVDAVRTHAVATPTPSTLGMPCRLGDVWATPQKQFLKQTNTLPDKPSPATAPATEQPSTNLPATSSASRLAALQKLPQHFLKSLQTKKSLTKKDVVGINKWRFMKLKEHMQGDIDAENEAYERYTQNVGLLEETFCPMEDADVEQEAEATSSEEERMDLLVSEAKVRLKSDNETADSFKERVATILDQKLKKLLESQSANEDDKPSDPNQDDHPSPMKFSTKQKMERTTKLNELLGKLTRARSEDDLKPYRDLIEQLFGKENGSPMDKPDRMETEPGDQEPTAAVARPYSIPKLCTRMEVDEDFASKINDEFSSLSQVVQL; this is encoded by the exons ATGGTGGACGCCGTACGCACGCATGCCGTGGCAACCCCGACGCCCAGCACCCTGGGCAtgccttgtcgcctaggcgacgTCTGGGCGACGCCTCAAAAACAAT TTCTGAAGCAGACCAACACATTGCCGGATAAGCCATCTCCTGCTACTGCTCCTGCAACAGAACAGCCATCTACCAATTTACCCGCAACCAG TTCAGCATCAAGGCTGGCTGCCTTGCAAAAGCTTCCCCAGCATTTTCTGAAGTCTCTCCAAACAAAGAAGTCGCTTACCAAAAAG GATGTTGTGGGTATAAACAAGTGGAGGTTTATGAAGCTAAAGGAACATATGCAAGGAGATATCGATGCTGAAAATGAAGCATATGAGAGGTATACACAGAATGTTGGGTTACTGGAGGAAACATTCTGTCCCATGGAAGATGCTGATGTTGAGCAAGAAGCTGAAGCAACTTCTTCAGAAGAAGAAAGgatggacttgctggtttctgaGGCAAAGGTGAGGTTGAAGTCGGATAACGAAACTGCTGATAGCTTCAAGGAGAGGGTTGCGACTATCTTGGACCAGAAGCTGAAGAAACTGCTTGAGAGTCAAAGCGCCAATGAGGATGACAAACCATCTGATCCAAATCAGGATGATCATCCAAGCCCAATGAAGTTTAGCACAAAGCAGAAGATGGAGAGAACCACGAAACTGAACGAGCTGCTTGGTAAGCTGACAAGAGCACGGAGCGAGGACGATCTGAAGCCTTACCGTGATCTTATTGAGCAGCTGTTTGGAAAGGAGAATGGTTCCCCTATGGACAAGCCAGACAGAATGGAGACGGAGCCGGGCGATCAAGAGCCAACTGCAGCAGTAGCACGGCCTTATTCCATCCCAAAGTTGTGCACTAGGATGGAGGTTGATGAGGACTTCGCCTCaaagatcaatgatgaattcTCCTCGTTGAGTCAGGTGGTGCAGCTATGA